From Prinia subflava isolate CZ2003 ecotype Zambia chromosome 20, Cam_Psub_1.2, whole genome shotgun sequence, the proteins below share one genomic window:
- the LOC134560614 gene encoding putative bifunctional UDP-N-acetylglucosamine transferase and deubiquitinase ALG13: MHKGSKKYFGQKSFSEVAMDEYLGSLGLYRKMTAKDASCLFRAVSEQLFSSQIHHAEVRKACVSFMRQHQPRFESYVEGSFEKYLERLGDPKESAGQLEISALSMMYKRDFIVYRYPGKPPTHATDNGFEDKILLCCSGNGHYDSVYTKQFQENAAICQAVLYEILYKDVFGMDEEELRSAVEVFRSRSKKNRSSGPVGSEDANFDGLHEKEPRNPSEKRLDDWEGNDPDNPQETKFKQGIDEQKHPENPPKMPVPYKVLKALDSTIYRNVEFDVWLDSRKELQKTDYMVFAGRQYYLGDKCQVCLEPGEKYYNAHIQEVGQDSNTLTVFVEELAEKHTVPLANLKPVTQVAPVLAWNMAHSRRGAYHKVTGGHFSGIEMDMRTRKRMLKKVRGKEVFMAVAYSRGQPVLPPRLQHSAPSGRFPPGHCSQGGAGMAPYKPYHQQNPPRHHREPGMPSSYGRRPLPCVNKECQYGFVAAPAEEPQGPEETVIFCEIKDDDTAFPTLPVSYEQRSHSGPAPIVHGPGGFWVARRSPNSVPSNKQTLSALEEEEEASENGKFHEEYIYAPPDPNCENATVFSSEPTANLVLVNSATVSTSTDVYTAPATGLSSNSAASTPASVITAAPPQTAVQPVIVSPFSVGRPAISSVPFPIYSAPLPPVSEVGEASAVLPAYSCDPSGSDLPRDTKVLRYYFNMGLQYCHQSCWPSMMYVQPVLPPSPVEVYPAYAEPAPVLDQAVPQLFPDAGQAEVHQVPLEAPANGNFQTTEPAPLSYGPVYYPVVSDPFSQQPLPGFDSVVPAYRYIGTWHPVNPPHGSSPPVAKAGSSGAPAQVGYMASPNPAPPDAPQGM, from the exons ATGCACAAAGGCTCCAAGAAGTACTTCGGGCAGAAGTCCTTCAGCGAGGTGGCCATGGACGAGTacctgggcagcctggggctgtACCGCAAGATGACGGCCAAGGACGCCTCCTGCCTCTTCCGAGCCGTCTCGGAGCAG CTGTTTTCATCTCAGATTCATCACGCAGAAGTTAGGAAAGCTTGCGTCTCGTTCATGAGGCAGCACCAGCCTAGGTTTGAATCC TATGTGGAAGGCTCATTTGAGAAATACCTAGAACGACTAGGAGATCCCAAG GAAAGTGCTGGCCAGCTGGAAATAAGTGCTTTATCAATGATGTACAA GCGAGATTTCATTGTGTACCGGTACCCCGGGAAGCCTCCCACACATGCTACAGACAATGGCTTTGAAGACAAG atTTTACTGTGTTGTTCCGGTAATGGCCATTATGACTCTGTGTATACAAAACAATTTCAGGAAAATGCTGCCATTTGCCAGG CTGTATTATATGAGATCCTCTACAAAGATGTGTTTGGCATGGATGAGGAAGAATTAAGGTCTGCAGTTGAGGTGTTTCGAAGTAGATCCAAGAAGAACAGAAGCAGTGGTCCTGTAGGAAGTGAGGATGCAAACTTTGATGGTCTCCATGAAAAAGAGCCCAGAAACCCATCAGAAAAGAG gCTGGACGACTGGGAAGGCAACGATCCTGACAATCCACAGGAAACCAAGTTCAAACAAGGCATTGATGAGCAAAAG CATCCAGAAAATCCTCCAAAGATGCCTGTTCCTTATAAAGTACTAAAAGCACTGGACTCTACCATCTATCGAAATGTGGAGTTTGATGTTTGGCTGGACAGCAGAAAAG agCTTCAAAAAACTGACTACATGGTGTTTGCTGGGAGACAGTACTATTTAGGAGACAAGTGTCAG GTGTGTCTGGAACCAGGAGAGAAGTATTACAATGCTCATATCCAGGAAGTTGGACAGGATAGCAACACATTGACTGTATTTGTTGAGGAGCTGGCAGAAAA GCACACGGTTCCTTTGGCAAACCTAAAGCCAGTGACACAAGTGGCTCCTGTCCTTGCTTGGAACATGGCTCACAGCAGAAGAGGAGCCTACCACAAAGTAACAGGTGGACACTTCTCAGGAATAG AAATGGACATGAGAACACGGAAGAGGATGCTGAAGAAAGTGCGTGGGAAGGAAGTGTTCATGGCTGTGGCTTACAGCAGGGGCCAGCCGGTGCTGCCACCCCGGCTGCAGCACAGCGCTCCCTCAGGGCGCTTCCCTCCCGggcactgctcccagggaggggCAGGCATGGCCCCCTACAAACCCTACCACCAGCAGAACCCCCCCAGGCACCACCGCGAGCCCGGCATGCCCAG CTCGTACGGCCGCCGCCCGCTGCCCTGCGTGAACAAGGAGTGCCAGTACGGCTTCGTGGCAGCGCCtgcagaggagccccaggggcCAGAGGAAACTGtgattttctgtgaaattaaagATGATGACACTGCCTTTCCTACTCTGCCTGTGAGTTATGAGCAAAGG AGCCACAGTGGCCCTGCTCCCATTGTCCATGGTCCAGGGGGGTTTTGGGTAGCAAGGAGAAGTCCAAACTCTGTTCCATCTAACAAGCAGACCCTGAGTGCCttagaagaggaggaagaggccAGTGAAAATG GGAAGTTCCATGAGGAATATATTTATGCACCTCCAG ATCCCAACTGTGAAAATGCAACAGTGTTCAGTTCAGAACCTACAGCAAACTTG GTGTTGGTGAACTCTGCAACAGTTTCCACCTCCACAGATGTTTATACTGCTCCAGCTACAGGTCTCTCTTCAAATTCTGCTGCCTCCACTCCAGCCAGTGTCATAACAGCTGCTCCCCCACAAACAGCAGTTCAGCCTGTCATAGTATCTCCCTTTTCTGTGGGGAGGCCAG CAATTTCTTCGGTGCCATTCCCAATTTATTCAGCTCCTCTTCCCCCAGTGAGTGAGGTGGGAGAAGCCAGTGCTGTTCTTCCAGCCTACTCCTGTGATCCCAGTGGCAGTGATTTGCCTCGAG ATACAAAGGTCTTGCGGTATTATTTTAATATGGGATTGCAA TATTgccaccagagctgctggcctTCCATGATGTACgtgcagccagtgctgcctcCATCTCCAGTGGAAGTTTACCCAGCCTATGCTGAGCCAGCTCCTGTCCTGGACCAGGCAGTGCCTCAGCTCTTCCCTGATGCTGGGCAGGCTGAAGTCCACCAGGTTCCCTTGGAGGCACCAGCAAATG GTAACTTCCAAACCACAGAGCCTGCACCCCTGTCCTATGGGCCAGTGTATTACCCAGTGGTGTCAGACCCCTTcagccagcagcccctgcctggcttTGACTCTGTGGTTCCTGCCTACCGCTACATTGGGACCTGGCATCCAGTAAATCCTCCCCATGGCAGTTCCCCGCCAGTGGCCAAGGCTGGGAGCTCAGGAGCACCAGCCCAGGTGGGCTACATGGCCTCCCCCAACCCTGCACCTCCTGATGCACCTCAGGGAATGTAA
- the LOC134560616 gene encoding UDP-N-acetylglucosamine transferase subunit ALG13 homolog isoform X1 — protein sequence MKSVFVTVGTTSFDELIATARSPPALQALQSRGYQKLVLQVGRGSLPQPGSSSAVAVEVFRFKDSLAEELQSADLVISHAGAGSCLEALEKGKPLIVVINDKLMDNHQLELAKQLHRDGYVLYCNCSTLVKTLQSMNLSALKPFHPGQPEKFASFMDKVFGLQ from the exons ATGAAGTCCGTGTTCGTCACCGTGGGCACCACCAGCTTCGACGAGCTGATCGCCaccgcccgctccccgcccgcgCTGCAG GCGCTGCAGAGCCGCGGCTATCAGaagctggtgctgcaggtgggCCGGGGCTCGCTGCCGCAGCCCGGCAGCAGCTCGGCCGTGGCGGTGGAAGTGTTCCGCTTCAAGGACTCgctggctgaggagctgcagagcgCAGACCTGGTCATCAGCCACGCAG GTGCTGGTAGCTGCCTGGAGGctctggagaaaggaaagcCACTAATAGTAGTAATAAATGACAAGCTGATGGACAACCATCAGCTTGAGCTGGCCAAACAGCTCCACAGAGATGGCTATGTCCTCTATTGTAACTGCAG CACTCTTGTGAAGACACTGCAGTCGATGAACTTGTCAGCTTTGAAACCTTTTCATCCTGGACAGCCAGAAAAGTTTGCTTCATTCATGGATAAAGTTTTTGGGTTacaataa
- the LOC134560616 gene encoding UDP-N-acetylglucosamine transferase subunit ALG13 homolog isoform X2 codes for MDNHQLELAKQLHRDGYVLYCNCSTLVKTLQSMNLSALKPFHPGQPEKFASFMDKVFGLQ; via the exons ATGGACAACCATCAGCTTGAGCTGGCCAAACAGCTCCACAGAGATGGCTATGTCCTCTATTGTAACTGCAG CACTCTTGTGAAGACACTGCAGTCGATGAACTTGTCAGCTTTGAAACCTTTTCATCCTGGACAGCCAGAAAAGTTTGCTTCATTCATGGATAAAGTTTTTGGGTTacaataa